In the genome of Notamacropus eugenii isolate mMacEug1 chromosome 5, mMacEug1.pri_v2, whole genome shotgun sequence, one region contains:
- the LOC140508676 gene encoding olfactory receptor 52P1-like: protein MTTFNFTHVRPSFFILKGIPGLEDTHIWISIPFSSMYFITVLGNCTILFIITTERTLHKPMFLLLCMLALTDLGMSTTTIPKALCIFWFGQREISFEGCLTQLFFIHSISVMQSAVLMTMAFDRYVAICEPLRYATILSNGRIALIGLVSLVRAIIFILPMPVLLQKMPFCTSQVIPTTYCEHMAVVKMVCADTTVNRMYGLVVALVVVGLDLSAIGSSYVFIIRAVMRLSSKEAHHKAVNTCTTHICVMLTSYTPPLFSFLAHRFGRGIPPHIHIILGNFYFLVPPMLNPIIYGVKTKEFRDKVIKYCYWKKEPMTIAPNQKPV from the coding sequence ATGACTACCTTCAACTTTACTCATGTGAGACCTTCCTTCTTCATCCTAAAAGGCATTCCTGGATTGGAGGATACCCACATTTGGATATCAATACCTTTCTCTTCCATGTATTTCATCACTGTTCTGGGTAACTGTACTATCCTCTTCATCATCACCACAGAACGCACACTGCACAAGCCAATGTTCTTGCTCCTTTGCATGCTGGCCCTCACTGACCTCGGCATGTCCACTACCACCATTCCCAAAGCACTTTGCATTTTCTGGTTTGGTCAAAGGGAGATCAGCTTTGAGGGCTGTCTGACCCAACTGTTCTTCATCCACTCCATCTCTGTCATGCAGTCAGCTGTTTTGATGACCATGGCTTTTGATCGTTATGTGGCAATCTGTGAGCCACTGCGCTATGCCACCATCCTCTCCAATGGCCGCATAGCTCTCATTGGGTTGGTCAGTTTAGTGAGAGCCATTATTTTTATCCTTCCCATGCCTGTCCTTCTCCAGAAAATGCCATTTTGTACAAGCCAGGTGATCCCCACCACCTATTGTGAACACATGGCTGTGGTAAAAATGGTGTGTGCAGACACCACTGTCAACCGTATGTATGGCCTGGTAGTTGCCTTGGTGGTCGTTGGTCTGGACCTCTCTGCCATTGGCTCATCCTATGTGTTCATCATCCGGGCAGTGATGAGACTCTCCTCCAAGGAAGCTCACCACAAGGCAGTCAACACCTGCACCACACATATCTGTGTGATGCTCACCTCTTACACACCTccacttttctccttccttgccCACCGATTTGGTCGGGGTATACCTCCTCATATTCACATCATTCTTGGcaacttttattttcttgtgcCCCCCATGCTCAACCCCATTATTTATGGAGTAAAGACTAAGGAGTTTCGGGACAAAGTGATCAAATATTGTTACTGGAAGAAGGAGCCCATGACCATAGCCCCTAATCAGAAACCTGTCTGA